A region from the Oncorhynchus clarkii lewisi isolate Uvic-CL-2024 chromosome 8, UVic_Ocla_1.0, whole genome shotgun sequence genome encodes:
- the LOC139415295 gene encoding AN1-type zinc finger protein 3-like isoform X2 codes for MVSSKTMNLCSKCFADIEQKQTDEDCTSKPSPSTDSSQLSVFSGETSSNSSQSLSSSPPTSSEQPSVSTEDPVPTLTTTQEGVSSCTETAQGTLCTPTKRPCESASGSESEASPEKRARRDLEGEAASEEPSRGPKQKNRRRCYRCQTKLELVQQELGSCRCGYVFCMLHRLPEQHDCLFDHLGRGREEAVLKMVKLDRKVGRSCQRIGEECS; via the exons GTCCAGTAAAACCATGAACCTCTGCTCAAAATGTTTTGCTG ATATCGAGCAGAAGCAGACAGATGAGGACTGTACCTCAAAGCCCAGCCCAAGTACTGACAGTAGCCAATTGTCTGTCTTCAGTGGCGAGACGAGCAGCAACAGTAGCCAATCCCTATCGTCGTCACCACCCACTAGCTCCGAGCAGCCATCGGTGTCAACCGAAGACCCTGTCCCCACATTAACAACTACACAGGAGG GAGTATCGTCATGCACAGAAACAGCCCAAGGCACCCTCTGTACACCCACAAAACGTCCTTGCGAATCAG CTTCAGGGTCGGAGAGCGAGGCGTCACCAGAGAAACGGGCACGGCGGGACTTGGAGGGGGAGGCGGCGAGCGAGGAGCCTAGCCGAGGACCCAAGCAGAAAAACCGCCGGCGCTGCTATCGCTGCCAAACCAAACTGGAGCTGGTACAGCAGGAACTGGGATCCTGTCGCTGCG GCTACGTGTTCTGCATGCTCCACCGTCTACCTGAGCAGCACGACTGCCTGTTCGACCACCTGGGACGTGGGCGCGAGGAGGCCGTCCTCAAGATGGTGAAGCTGGACCGCAAGGTGGGCCGCTCGTGCCAACGCATCGGAGAAGAGTGCTCTTGA
- the LOC139415295 gene encoding AN1-type zinc finger protein 3-like isoform X1, with protein sequence MGDTGSERSKPLPPRCPCGFWGSSKTMNLCSKCFADIEQKQTDEDCTSKPSPSTDSSQLSVFSGETSSNSSQSLSSSPPTSSEQPSVSTEDPVPTLTTTQEGVSSCTETAQGTLCTPTKRPCESASGSESEASPEKRARRDLEGEAASEEPSRGPKQKNRRRCYRCQTKLELVQQELGSCRCGYVFCMLHRLPEQHDCLFDHLGRGREEAVLKMVKLDRKVGRSCQRIGEECS encoded by the exons GTCCAGTAAAACCATGAACCTCTGCTCAAAATGTTTTGCTG ATATCGAGCAGAAGCAGACAGATGAGGACTGTACCTCAAAGCCCAGCCCAAGTACTGACAGTAGCCAATTGTCTGTCTTCAGTGGCGAGACGAGCAGCAACAGTAGCCAATCCCTATCGTCGTCACCACCCACTAGCTCCGAGCAGCCATCGGTGTCAACCGAAGACCCTGTCCCCACATTAACAACTACACAGGAGG GAGTATCGTCATGCACAGAAACAGCCCAAGGCACCCTCTGTACACCCACAAAACGTCCTTGCGAATCAG CTTCAGGGTCGGAGAGCGAGGCGTCACCAGAGAAACGGGCACGGCGGGACTTGGAGGGGGAGGCGGCGAGCGAGGAGCCTAGCCGAGGACCCAAGCAGAAAAACCGCCGGCGCTGCTATCGCTGCCAAACCAAACTGGAGCTGGTACAGCAGGAACTGGGATCCTGTCGCTGCG GCTACGTGTTCTGCATGCTCCACCGTCTACCTGAGCAGCACGACTGCCTGTTCGACCACCTGGGACGTGGGCGCGAGGAGGCCGTCCTCAAGATGGTGAAGCTGGACCGCAAGGTGGGCCGCTCGTGCCAACGCATCGGAGAAGAGTGCTCTTGA
- the LOC139415296 gene encoding protein yippee-like 5 translates to MGRIFLDHIGGTRLFSCANCDTILTNRSELISTRFTGATGRAFLFNKVVNLQYSEVQDRVMLTGRHMVRDVSCKNCNSKLGWIYEFATEDSQRYKEGRVILERALVRESEGFEEHVPSDNS, encoded by the exons ATGGGCCGGATCTTCCTGGACCACATCGGCGGGACCCGCCTCTTCTCCTGCGCCAACTGTGACACCATCCTGACCAACCGCTCTGAGCTCATCTCCACGCGCTTCACTGGCGCCACGGGCCGAGCTTTCCTCTTCAACAAG GTGGTGAACCTGCAGTACAGCGAGGTGCAGGACCGTGTGATGCTGACGGGCAGACACATGGTGCGAGACGTCAGCTGCAAGAACTGCAACAGCAAGCTGGGCTGGATCTACGAGTTTGCCACAGAAGACAGTCAGCGCTACAAGGAAGGCCGCGTCATCCTCGAAAGGGCGCTAGTAAGGGAGAGCGAGGGCTTCGAGGAGCATGTGCCCTCTGATAACTCCTGA